One Oryza sativa Japonica Group chromosome 8, ASM3414082v1 DNA window includes the following coding sequences:
- the LOC136351577 gene encoding secreted RxLR effector protein 161-like, with product MVLQRLQLRPVRVRNVKQVQKSLLLCIFIDDIRRNKLLIYVDDIIFGCSTHALVVEFAKTLRKEFEMSMMAVLDLDEDGEVVDQKEYRTCPRASHREAVKRIMRYLNYTLEFAIWYSTPSSICLSGYSDADFAGCRTDRKSASGTCHFLGTSLIAWSSRKQSSVAQ from the exons atggtcctccaGAGGCTACAACTTCGACCAGTGAGGGTACGGAACGTGAAACAAGTTCAGAAGTCACTGCTCCTTTGCAtattcatcgacgacatccgtcggaacaaattattg atttatgtggatgatatcatctttggttgttcaacTCATGCTTTGGTTGTGGAGTTTGCTAAGACTTTGCGCAAGGAATTTGAGATGAgtatgatgg ctgtgttggatcttgatgaagatggtgaagttGTTGATCAGaaggagtatagaa CTtgtcctcgtgcttcacatcgtgaagcggtcaagcgaataatgaggtatttgaattatacacttgagtttgcaatttggtattctactccatcttctatatgcttgagtggatattccgatgctgattttgcTGGTTGTAGAACTGATAGGAAAAGtgctagtggaacatgtcattttcttggtacatcattgattgcatggtcttctaggaaacagtctagtgttgctcaatga